Within the Plesiomonas shigelloides genome, the region TTAGAAAAAATCGAAAACATTTTCTCACCTCAACTAAAGTATGCCAATATCGTTAATGCCCTATGGGTAAAATGCATATCAGATCTTGTTGCTCGAGGCAAAGGTAGACTACCTATTCCTGAGAATGCAAAAAGAAAACTTAGCACTATAAACACTCTTAGCTTCGTTCTAGATCCCAAAGTAAGATTAAGTAGGAAAAGAATGCTACTAAAACTTAAGGTAATGAATGTAACATGAATAAAAAAGAACTACTGCCTAATACGACAATATTATTTATTTTCGCGTCTATTTCCTTAGCGATGTTTAACATAGCATATTCTCGTGATACTTTTTATATTGCAGGATATCTATCTATCATTTACTTTTTAACAAATATCAACAAGCAGACTATTATCAGTAATGCATTACCTCTATCGATTTTACTCCTTGGACTTTCAAAAATAATCTGGTCAATGTACTACGAACCAAGTAGTTCCAACTTCAGTAATGTTTACAACTCTTATTTTGATGTAGGAAAAAGACTTGTCATAGCATCATTCCTTGTCTCATTTGCAATCAATACTGACAGTGTACATAAGGAAAAGCTAACGAACATCATTCGGCTAGTTATGCCATTTGTCGCTTTAGCTATCGCTGTATACTCAGCCTATCAGTTTCATATTCTTGGCTTAGCACGCACTGAATTATCAACAAACAGAGCAACAGCAACCGCCTATATGTTGACACCAGTTCTATTACTTAGCCTATTTTGCTGTATAAAAGAAAAACCCTCACTGAATAACATTATATTTTTAGCCTTAGTATTCGGAGCTTGCCTCTACTCAATCCTATTAACACAAACACGCGCTGCAATATTAGCCTTTACATTTATCGCATTACTCATGCTCATGTTTAAGCTAAAAAATGAAATAAGAAAAACCGTTTTGCTATCGCTTGCAACCATTATTTCAGTAGCTACCATTATAAACTATGACGGTATAGTTAAGCCACGAGCAACACAAGCGTTCACAGAGATTATAAACTTCGACCAAACAAAAGATAATGGTTCCCTTGGCAACCGTTTTACTATGTGGATCGCAGGTGCTAAATCAACCTACTCTCATCCCCTCGGGCAATCAGCGGAGCAACGCTATCAATCGATAGATAGACAAATTAAGGAAAATATCATCAATCCCATGATTTATCGATACGTAGATGTTCACCTGCACAATGAGACGATTGACACAATATCTCTACAAGGAATTACCGGATTTTCAGCATTAATATTATTCTATCTATTTACAATAAAATTCAGTTTGAAAGAAAAAAACTATTTATTGCTGTCAATCAGTTTAACTATCATTCTTTATGGTCTTAGCGATGTTCTATTCTTCAGCCAAGAAGTCGCGGTTACTTATATGTCAGCACTAGCACTTGCGATCATGATCGGAAATCAACATGAAAATAGCTCACTTTGAAACCTCCATGGATTGGGGTGGTCAGGAATTACGGATCGTAGAACAGACTGAATGGCTGAACCAGCATGGTCATCCGACATGGATTGTTGCCCGTCCAGGTGCGGCGATCATTAAAAAAGCGCGCGAAAAAAACTTGCCCGTGTTTGAATTGCGCGTGCGGGGTTCGGTACATCCGAGTACCTTAAAAAGTCTGCTGCAATTCCTCAAACAAAATCAGATCCAACTCTTAGACTGTCACGGCAGCCGAGACAGTGTCTATGGTGCGTTGGTCAAGGCATTAAGTGGCATTAAAGTGATCCGTTCACGACATGTCACTGACCCCATTAAAACGTCCGGATTACACGGGTTGGTTTGGCGGCATGGCAATCACGGCATCATTACCACCGCAAAAAAAATTCAGGATATGCTAGAAGAGCTTGGGATCCCGAATCGCGATAAGACGCTGGTCGCCCCTGCCGGCGTAGATCCTGCGCGATTTACAGCCTCGCTTGATAGCCAAGCTCTGCGCCGCGAACTGGGTATTCCTGCCGAGCATATGATAATTGCTAACATCGGCATGATCCGCCCGGATAAAGGGCAGAACTATTACATTGATGCCTGTAAAACCCTGCTAGATAAAGGGCTCCCCCTGACCTGTATCCAAGTGGGTGAGGCAACCGGTCAAACGGCAGAATTTAAAGCGCAAGTACTGGCCGCTGCTCAACCTTATCTGGGGCAACAAATTCGTTTCCTCGGTTATCACAATGATATTGAAAACTACCTAGCGTTAGCCGATATCGTGGTGATTGCCTCGGTAGCCACCGAAGCGCAAACCCGCTTAGTCGCGCAAGCCTTCTTTATGCAAAAGAATATCGTTGCCACCACCACCGGCGGGCTGCCAGAAATGATCCAGCATGAAAAAACTGGTCTACTCTGCCCACCACGCGATGCCAATGCGCTAGCACATGCTATCGAGCGGCTGGTAGAAAATCCGTCACTGAAAACTGAACTCCAGCAACATGCTTTGCAGCATGCTCAGCAATTTATGACCTTCGATTATATGATGCAGGAGATGGTTAACTTTTATCAGGACACGCTGCAACGATGAGCCGCACGTCTTCTGATACCTTGCACATCTTGCACCTGATCGACCTACGTAAAGTCGGTGGGGTTGAGACAATGTTTTGTGACTTTGTCCGACAGCCTGCCGCCCTAGGCGCGGTGCGGCACTCGGTCTTAATGGATCATGCCGCGATTGCGGCGCCCTTACAGCCACGCTTAGCTACCCAAACGGCGCTGCAGGTGCAAGATATCAAG harbors:
- a CDS encoding glycosyltransferase family 4 protein, translating into MKIAHFETSMDWGGQELRIVEQTEWLNQHGHPTWIVARPGAAIIKKAREKNLPVFELRVRGSVHPSTLKSLLQFLKQNQIQLLDCHGSRDSVYGALVKALSGIKVIRSRHVTDPIKTSGLHGLVWRHGNHGIITTAKKIQDMLEELGIPNRDKTLVAPAGVDPARFTASLDSQALRRELGIPAEHMIIANIGMIRPDKGQNYYIDACKTLLDKGLPLTCIQVGEATGQTAEFKAQVLAAAQPYLGQQIRFLGYHNDIENYLALADIVVIASVATEAQTRLVAQAFFMQKNIVATTTGGLPEMIQHEKTGLLCPPRDANALAHAIERLVENPSLKTELQQHALQHAQQFMTFDYMMQEMVNFYQDTLQR
- a CDS encoding O-antigen ligase family protein is translated as MNKKELLPNTTILFIFASISLAMFNIAYSRDTFYIAGYLSIIYFLTNINKQTIISNALPLSILLLGLSKIIWSMYYEPSSSNFSNVYNSYFDVGKRLVIASFLVSFAINTDSVHKEKLTNIIRLVMPFVALAIAVYSAYQFHILGLARTELSTNRATATAYMLTPVLLLSLFCCIKEKPSLNNIIFLALVFGACLYSILLTQTRAAILAFTFIALLMLMFKLKNEIRKTVLLSLATIISVATIINYDGIVKPRATQAFTEIINFDQTKDNGSLGNRFTMWIAGAKSTYSHPLGQSAEQRYQSIDRQIKENIINPMIYRYVDVHLHNETIDTISLQGITGFSALILFYLFTIKFSLKEKNYLLLSISLTIILYGLSDVLFFSQEVAVTYMSALALAIMIGNQHENSSL